In one Spirosoma rigui genomic region, the following are encoded:
- a CDS encoding CPBP family intramembrane glutamic endopeptidase, producing MKSLWRDLRHHLRTDFRPDLYMATALWLSLLLAVNYAFDVEDSYIDAFQNDPRWPFLYFSLYATAYYGSVWLWTTFHRRTDVWRNRGFWLRSSTALVCYATYAGFYAHNAWSQQLFGGQVFVFLYYCFRNLQSLLTVVLPLYLFYKLVDQYPSGFYGVVPKRKGLALYAILLALMVPLITLASFQPDFLASYPTYKDTSANEFFNVPEWVTALVYELCYGWDFVPTELMFRGFLVIGMSRVLGPGAVLPMVVWYCAIHFGRPLGEAVSSVFGGYLLGVLALSTRSIWGGLLIHIGIAWGMELAAFLQQR from the coding sequence GTGAAATCCCTTTGGCGTGATCTTCGCCACCATCTCCGCACCGATTTCAGGCCCGACCTTTACATGGCTACGGCCCTCTGGCTCTCGCTGCTGCTGGCTGTAAACTATGCGTTCGATGTTGAGGATAGTTACATCGACGCGTTCCAGAACGATCCGCGCTGGCCATTCCTCTATTTTAGTCTGTATGCAACGGCTTACTACGGTAGCGTGTGGCTCTGGACAACTTTTCATCGTCGGACCGATGTATGGCGTAACCGGGGCTTCTGGCTAAGGAGCAGTACCGCTCTCGTCTGTTACGCCACCTATGCCGGTTTCTACGCCCACAACGCCTGGAGCCAGCAGTTGTTTGGTGGGCAGGTCTTTGTTTTTCTCTACTACTGCTTCCGCAATCTGCAATCGCTCCTGACAGTTGTATTGCCGCTCTATTTGTTCTACAAGCTGGTTGATCAGTACCCATCCGGTTTTTACGGGGTGGTACCAAAGCGAAAAGGGCTGGCGCTGTATGCTATCCTGTTGGCGCTGATGGTTCCGCTCATCACGCTGGCTTCGTTTCAGCCCGACTTTCTGGCTTCGTACCCAACGTATAAAGACACCAGTGCCAACGAATTTTTCAACGTGCCCGAATGGGTGACGGCACTGGTTTACGAACTCTGCTACGGCTGGGACTTCGTTCCAACAGAATTGATGTTCCGGGGATTCCTGGTCATTGGTATGAGCCGGGTACTGGGACCCGGCGCGGTGCTGCCGATGGTAGTCTGGTACTGCGCCATTCACTTCGGCCGGCCATTGGGTGAGGCCGTTTCATCCGTTTTCGGCGGTTATTTGCTGGGTGTGCTGGCGCTGAGTACACGTAGCATCTGGGGTGGTTTGCTGATCCATATCGGCATAGCCTGGGGCATGGAGCTGGCCGCTTTTCTCCAGCAGCGTTAG
- a CDS encoding DUF349 domain-containing protein — MENASLVDEYGYVKDGKVFLKGYLNFEDRQIGEVKRTEQEALDYFKNRFIIAENKVAQLEKDIEEAQNKGSYLTKLVQLRKKLLGFDALGDFPPLLDRLDTQEDILSGLISVNQLKNLEIKRALIAEAEAIANSTEWRETADALQEIKMKWIKTGPVDKSVEAEVEGRFQELLDGFFTRRREFFNEQNKVIQERLDKYDELIRLAFRANRLGDLDAAFQEVRRLNNAWKQVGEVPIKKSGKLYKSFKKATTAFYAKYNDAKGIVIVPKIDPRIEQQMKMADEAEKLSKQADIFAAAERAKVLLNSWKEIRVPFKLQDKAVNERFRAACDKIFELSYLGRVLTRKYPAFELKSQSEQIRTKIREMEYLVKREKSDLQFALQDADGLDPNKDEDKQILNKINTQKRKIAMKETILREFQKQLETVGY; from the coding sequence ATGGAAAACGCTTCACTGGTAGACGAATACGGTTACGTCAAAGACGGAAAGGTATTTTTGAAAGGCTACCTGAATTTTGAAGACCGCCAGATTGGCGAAGTCAAACGCACTGAGCAGGAAGCGCTCGATTATTTCAAGAACCGCTTCATCATCGCCGAGAATAAAGTAGCCCAGTTAGAGAAGGACATTGAAGAAGCCCAGAACAAAGGGTCTTACTTAACGAAACTGGTTCAGCTTCGGAAAAAATTACTCGGTTTCGATGCACTCGGTGATTTTCCGCCCCTGCTCGATCGACTGGACACCCAGGAGGATATTCTGTCGGGATTGATTTCTGTCAATCAACTCAAAAACCTCGAAATCAAACGCGCGTTGATTGCCGAAGCCGAAGCCATTGCCAATAGTACCGAGTGGCGCGAGACGGCCGATGCCCTGCAGGAAATCAAAATGAAATGGATCAAAACCGGACCCGTCGACAAATCGGTCGAAGCGGAGGTTGAAGGTCGGTTTCAGGAACTGCTTGATGGGTTTTTTACCCGCCGGCGTGAATTCTTCAACGAGCAGAACAAGGTTATTCAGGAGCGGCTCGACAAGTACGACGAACTCATCCGGCTGGCGTTCCGGGCTAATCGTCTGGGCGATCTGGACGCGGCATTTCAGGAGGTTCGCCGGCTCAACAACGCCTGGAAACAGGTGGGCGAGGTACCCATCAAGAAAAGCGGAAAGCTGTACAAGTCGTTCAAGAAAGCAACCACCGCTTTCTACGCCAAGTATAACGATGCGAAAGGCATTGTGATCGTGCCGAAGATTGACCCCCGGATTGAGCAGCAGATGAAAATGGCCGACGAAGCCGAGAAGCTGTCAAAACAGGCTGATATCTTCGCTGCCGCCGAGCGGGCCAAAGTCCTGCTCAACAGCTGGAAAGAAATCAGGGTGCCGTTTAAGCTACAGGATAAAGCCGTCAACGAGCGATTCCGGGCCGCCTGCGACAAGATTTTTGAACTGAGCTACCTGGGTCGCGTGCTGACCCGCAAGTACCCGGCATTTGAACTGAAAAGCCAGTCGGAGCAAATCCGTACCAAAATTCGGGAGATGGAATACCTCGTCAAGCGCGAGAAAAGTGACCTGCAGTTTGCGCTTCAGGATGCCGACGGCCTCGACCCGAACAAGGACGAAGACAAGCAGATTCTGAACAAGATCAATACCCAGAAGCGGAAGATCGCCATGAAAGAAACAATCCTTCGCGAGTTCCAGAAGCAACTGGAAACGGTAGGGTATTAG
- the ettA gene encoding energy-dependent translational throttle protein EttA: MSQETIIFSMAGVSKNIPPNRQILKNIYLSFFYGAKIGVLGLNGSGKSTLMRIIAGIDKNYTGEVVFSPGYSVGMLEQEPQFTPGRTVREIVEEGVQEVVDLLKEFEVINEAFGDPDADFDKLIARQGEVQEKIDHFNGWEIDQKLERAMDALRCPPPDAVIDHLSGGEKRRVALCRLLLQQPDVLLLDEPTNHLDAESVLWLEEHLRQYAGTVIAVTHDRYFLDNVAGWILELDRGEGIPWKGNYSSWLEQKHNRLAKEEKTESKRQKTLQRELEWVRMAPKARQAKSKARLGAYEKLLDEDTRQKDERLEIFIPSGPRLGAKVIEADDVAKAFGDRLLFEHLGFRLPQGGIVGIIGPNGAGKTTLFKLITGRDKPDAGTFDVGETVKVAYVDQEHDGLDPNKTVYETIAGGNDWIMLGGKQANARAYVSRFNFAGADQEKKVGTLSGGERNRVHLAMTLKEGANLLLLDEPTNDLDVNTLRALEEGLENFAGCAVVISHDRWFLDRIATHILAFEGDSQVYWFEGNFSEYEENRRKRLGTDATPTRIKYKKLA; this comes from the coding sequence ATGAGTCAGGAAACCATAATTTTCTCAATGGCGGGCGTGAGTAAAAATATTCCGCCTAACCGACAAATCCTAAAGAACATATACCTTTCCTTCTTTTACGGCGCTAAAATCGGTGTTTTAGGTCTGAACGGTTCCGGTAAATCGACACTGATGCGCATCATTGCCGGTATCGATAAGAACTATACCGGGGAGGTTGTTTTCTCCCCCGGCTACTCCGTTGGCATGCTGGAACAGGAGCCTCAATTCACGCCCGGCCGTACCGTTCGCGAAATTGTGGAGGAAGGTGTTCAGGAAGTGGTAGACCTGCTGAAAGAGTTCGAGGTCATCAACGAGGCCTTTGGCGACCCCGATGCCGACTTCGATAAACTGATTGCCCGGCAGGGTGAAGTACAGGAGAAAATCGACCATTTCAACGGCTGGGAAATAGACCAGAAGCTCGAACGGGCGATGGACGCGCTACGTTGCCCCCCCCCGGACGCGGTCATCGATCACCTCTCCGGTGGCGAAAAGCGCCGGGTAGCCCTCTGCCGCCTGCTCCTGCAGCAACCCGACGTACTGCTGCTCGACGAGCCAACCAACCACCTCGATGCGGAGTCGGTATTGTGGCTGGAAGAACACCTGCGCCAGTATGCGGGAACGGTCATCGCCGTAACCCACGACCGCTACTTCCTGGACAACGTAGCGGGCTGGATTCTGGAACTCGACCGGGGCGAAGGTATTCCCTGGAAAGGAAACTATTCGTCGTGGCTGGAGCAGAAGCACAATCGGCTCGCTAAAGAAGAAAAGACCGAGTCGAAACGCCAGAAAACTCTGCAGCGTGAACTGGAATGGGTACGGATGGCACCCAAAGCCCGTCAGGCCAAATCCAAAGCCCGTTTGGGTGCCTACGAAAAACTCCTCGACGAGGATACGCGTCAGAAAGACGAGCGGCTCGAAATCTTTATTCCATCAGGCCCCCGGCTGGGTGCCAAAGTGATCGAGGCCGACGACGTGGCCAAGGCCTTTGGCGATCGGCTACTATTCGAACACCTGGGTTTCCGGCTGCCACAGGGCGGTATCGTGGGTATCATTGGTCCCAACGGAGCCGGTAAAACAACCTTATTCAAGCTCATCACCGGTCGCGACAAGCCCGATGCGGGTACGTTCGACGTGGGCGAGACGGTAAAAGTGGCTTACGTCGATCAGGAGCACGACGGCCTCGACCCCAACAAAACAGTGTACGAAACCATTGCGGGTGGTAATGACTGGATCATGCTGGGCGGCAAACAGGCCAACGCCCGTGCGTATGTAAGCCGGTTCAACTTCGCCGGTGCCGATCAGGAAAAGAAAGTAGGTACGCTGTCGGGGGGGGAGCGCAACCGGGTTCACCTGGCCATGACACTCAAGGAAGGCGCAAACCTGCTCCTGCTCGATGAGCCAACCAACGACCTCGACGTGAATACACTGCGGGCGCTGGAAGAAGGTCTGGAGAATTTTGCCGGGTGTGCCGTTGTCATTAGCCACGATCGCTGGTTCCTTGACCGTATTGCTACGCATATTCTGGCCTTTGAAGGCGACTCGCAGGTGTATTGGTTCGAAGGCAATTTCTCCGAATACGAAGAAAACCGACGCAAGCGCCTGGGTACCGACGCTACACCAACCCGAATCAAGTATAAGAAGCTGGCATAA
- a CDS encoding NAD(P)-dependent alcohol dehydrogenase, whose protein sequence is MTPVKGYAAKEVGADLVPFDFERRDVGPHDVAIDILYCGVCHSDVHQVRDEWGGSMFPMVPGHEIVGRVTKVGDHVTNFKVGDLAGVGCMVDSCQQCASCLEDEEQYCDLGNAGTYNSTEMDRKTPTYGGYSKHIVVTENFVLHISDKLDLARVAPLLCAGITTYSPLRQWNIGQGHRVAVVGLGGLGHMAVKFAAAMGAEVTVLSTSPKKEADAKELGAHKFVVTKDPEAMKGVQNYFDFIINTVSAPLDMNAYLGLLRLDGTMVLLGVPPEAPQVHAFNLIAKRRRLAGSLIGGIKETQEMLDYCAEHNIMSDVEVIPIADINTAYDRMIKGDVHYRFVIDLATL, encoded by the coding sequence ATGACTCCGGTAAAAGGATATGCGGCCAAGGAAGTTGGTGCGGATCTTGTCCCGTTCGATTTTGAACGGCGCGACGTAGGCCCGCACGATGTAGCTATTGACATTTTATACTGTGGCGTTTGCCACTCCGATGTGCACCAGGTGCGCGACGAATGGGGCGGCTCCATGTTTCCTATGGTACCCGGCCACGAGATTGTCGGCCGCGTTACGAAGGTAGGTGACCACGTCACCAACTTTAAGGTGGGCGACCTCGCGGGCGTTGGCTGTATGGTCGATTCCTGCCAGCAATGCGCCAGCTGTCTGGAAGATGAGGAGCAGTACTGTGACCTCGGCAACGCAGGTACGTACAACAGCACCGAAATGGATCGGAAGACGCCAACCTACGGCGGTTACTCCAAGCACATTGTTGTCACGGAAAACTTCGTCCTGCACATTTCCGACAAACTGGATCTGGCGCGGGTGGCTCCGTTGCTCTGCGCTGGTATCACAACCTATTCACCACTGCGGCAGTGGAACATTGGTCAGGGTCATCGAGTTGCCGTTGTTGGCCTGGGTGGACTGGGCCATATGGCGGTCAAATTTGCGGCTGCCATGGGGGCCGAAGTAACTGTACTGAGCACCTCGCCTAAAAAGGAAGCCGATGCGAAAGAACTAGGGGCGCACAAATTCGTGGTTACCAAAGATCCGGAAGCGATGAAGGGTGTTCAGAATTACTTCGACTTTATCATCAATACCGTATCAGCTCCTCTCGACATGAACGCCTATCTCGGCCTGCTACGTCTGGATGGCACAATGGTCCTGCTGGGCGTTCCACCCGAAGCTCCTCAGGTGCACGCGTTCAACCTAATTGCTAAACGGCGTCGGTTGGCGGGCTCACTCATTGGCGGCATCAAGGAAACCCAGGAGATGCTGGACTATTGCGCCGAGCATAACATCATGTCCGACGTGGAGGTGATTCCCATAGCCGATATCAATACCGCGTACGATCGTATGATCAAAGGCGATGTTCATTACCGGTTCGTAATCGACCTGGCGACGTTGTAA
- a CDS encoding cystathionine gamma-synthase codes for MKFGTKAIHAGIEPDPTTGAIMTPIYQTSTYVQESPGKHKGYEYARTQNPTRTVLQNNLAALENGKHGICYSSGLGATDAILKLFRPGDEIIASNDLYGGTYRIMVRVFQEFGLTFKFVGLEDPANLEAAITPATKMVWIETPTNPLLRLVDIAAIAAITKARGMQLVVDNTFASPYLQNPLDLGADIVVHSVTKYLGGHSDTVMGAIVLNDDETAQRLAFIQNACGAVPGPQDCFLVLRGIKTLHIRMERHCENALKVALFLQQHPKVSSVNYPGLPSHPTHELAKRQMRGFGGMLSFTLHGDSMPEAVRVMESFQVFSLAESLGGVESLCTHPASMTHASIPKEEREKNGLKDTLIRLSVGIEDVEDLIEDLKQAIG; via the coding sequence ATGAAATTCGGAACCAAAGCCATCCATGCCGGTATCGAACCGGACCCAACGACGGGCGCTATTATGACGCCCATCTACCAAACGTCGACCTACGTGCAGGAGTCGCCGGGCAAGCACAAAGGCTACGAGTATGCCCGGACGCAGAACCCCACCCGAACGGTGTTGCAAAATAACCTGGCGGCCCTCGAAAATGGTAAACACGGTATTTGCTATTCATCAGGATTGGGAGCCACTGACGCCATTCTGAAGCTGTTTCGCCCCGGCGATGAGATTATTGCCAGCAACGATCTGTACGGCGGCACCTACCGGATTATGGTACGCGTTTTTCAGGAGTTTGGCCTGACGTTTAAATTCGTTGGTCTCGAGGATCCGGCCAATCTGGAAGCGGCTATTACACCCGCCACGAAAATGGTCTGGATCGAAACCCCGACCAACCCCCTGCTTCGGCTGGTTGATATTGCGGCTATTGCGGCTATCACCAAAGCGCGCGGCATGCAGCTCGTAGTCGACAATACGTTTGCCTCGCCTTACCTGCAAAATCCACTCGACCTCGGCGCTGATATTGTTGTTCATTCGGTGACCAAATACCTCGGGGGCCACTCCGATACGGTCATGGGGGCTATAGTTCTCAACGACGATGAAACGGCGCAGCGGCTGGCTTTTATCCAGAATGCGTGCGGGGCCGTACCGGGGCCGCAGGATTGTTTCCTAGTGTTGCGGGGCATTAAAACGCTGCACATCCGGATGGAACGGCATTGCGAAAATGCCCTCAAAGTGGCTCTGTTTTTACAGCAGCATCCCAAGGTAAGCAGTGTTAATTATCCTGGTCTGCCCTCGCACCCGACCCACGAACTGGCCAAACGCCAGATGCGGGGTTTTGGCGGTATGCTCTCGTTCACCCTCCACGGCGATTCGATGCCCGAAGCGGTTCGGGTGATGGAGAGTTTTCAGGTGTTTTCACTGGCTGAGTCGCTGGGTGGAGTTGAGTCGTTGTGCACGCACCCGGCCAGCATGACCCACGCGAGCATCCCGAAGGAAGAACGCGAAAAGAACGGGCTGAAGGACACATTGATCCGGCTCAGCGTCGGAATTGAAGATGTCGAAGACCTGATCGAGGATTTGAAGCAGGCAATCGGATAA
- a CDS encoding TVP38/TMEM64 family protein, with translation MKSPILQKITGPAIAGVVLSVLPIVFTSVLTYYAVLHEEYIRSLTSWQWAILTVIFSITSAGLTPPTILALIFGYFLGWNALLPILVVNFGGILFINLIVRWIDHERFMRFLRRNPKAQSVLDRILNKELEVIFFAKLSPILPFGLTNLMFALSGAKLSNILLGGFLGMTPRTLLAIWSGREAREIRTLLDNPNQSFWGQIVVVVLILVSIAGLWQVIQRALKKNE, from the coding sequence GTGAAAAGCCCTATTCTCCAGAAAATAACCGGCCCGGCCATTGCGGGGGTGGTCCTGTCCGTCCTGCCGATTGTGTTTACGTCGGTGTTGACGTACTATGCCGTTTTGCACGAAGAGTATATCCGAAGTTTGACGAGTTGGCAATGGGCCATCCTCACCGTCATCTTCTCCATCACATCGGCCGGGTTGACGCCCCCCACGATCCTGGCGCTCATCTTTGGATATTTCCTGGGTTGGAACGCCCTCCTGCCCATACTGGTTGTCAACTTCGGCGGTATCCTGTTCATCAACCTCATCGTCCGGTGGATTGATCACGAGCGGTTCATGCGTTTCCTGCGCCGAAACCCAAAAGCCCAATCGGTACTGGACCGGATTCTGAACAAAGAGCTGGAGGTTATTTTTTTCGCCAAGCTCTCTCCCATTCTCCCCTTCGGATTAACCAATCTTATGTTCGCCCTTTCGGGAGCTAAACTCAGCAATATTCTGCTGGGTGGTTTCCTGGGTATGACTCCCCGTACCTTACTGGCGATCTGGTCAGGACGGGAAGCCCGCGAAATCAGGACTTTGCTGGACAACCCGAATCAAAGCTTCTGGGGGCAGATCGTTGTCGTCGTGCTGATTCTCGTTTCTATTGCCGGTCTCTGGCAGGTTATTCAGCGAGCTCTGAAAAAGAACGAATAA
- a CDS encoding alpha/beta hydrolase → MTEASDVLFFDYEGNRLAYRILGHGPVTLLAFHGFGQNGHVFSPVNELVGHQFTVLAIDLFFHGDSRYAGDHLLTKNDWQRLIGAFLDAQRIGRFSITGFSLGGRFALSTVEAFADRVDRLILIAPDGITRSTWYDLATATTTGRWLFRYGLYHLSTLERAGHALVRVGLLNRTVMRFAELSLSTPTQRRLVYTVWTQFRLINPTISKLASSLNRHAVQVQFFTGAFDRIVPGSFILPLANQLQHFDLTVLKTGHNHLIQLTAERMAR, encoded by the coding sequence ATGACCGAAGCCAGTGACGTTTTATTTTTTGATTATGAAGGCAACCGACTGGCGTACCGTATCCTTGGACATGGCCCCGTAACGCTGCTGGCTTTTCATGGTTTCGGGCAAAACGGTCATGTATTCAGCCCCGTAAATGAACTGGTTGGTCACCAGTTTACGGTGCTGGCTATCGATCTTTTCTTTCACGGCGATAGCCGGTACGCGGGCGACCATCTACTAACAAAAAACGATTGGCAAAGGTTAATTGGCGCGTTTCTGGATGCGCAGCGCATCGGTCGGTTTTCAATCACGGGGTTTAGCCTGGGCGGTCGGTTTGCGCTGTCAACGGTTGAAGCTTTTGCGGACCGGGTTGACCGGCTGATTCTGATTGCTCCGGATGGCATCACCCGGAGCACGTGGTATGACCTGGCAACGGCAACCACCACGGGCCGCTGGCTCTTTCGCTACGGGTTATATCATTTGTCCACACTCGAACGGGCGGGTCACGCACTGGTCCGGGTTGGTTTACTCAACCGAACGGTTATGCGCTTTGCGGAGCTATCGCTGAGTACACCAACGCAGCGCAGGCTGGTGTATACCGTGTGGACACAGTTCCGGCTGATAAATCCGACTATCAGTAAGCTGGCGTCCTCATTAAACCGACACGCAGTACAGGTTCAGTTTTTTACGGGGGCTTTCGACCGTATTGTACCCGGCAGTTTCATCCTGCCCCTGGCGAACCAATTGCAGCATTTTGACCTGACCGTATTAAAAACGGGCCATAACCACCTGATTCAGCTGACGGCCGAACGGATGGCGCGCTAA
- a CDS encoding MaoC family dehydratase — MQTFANLADFTAHAGQSLGETEYMTITQEMVDLFAQATGDHQWIHTNPDRAALESPYKAAIAHGFLTLSLAPKLMAEIYRVESVKMGVNYGANKIRFTNAVPVGSRLRMKAWLHHAEPDGRTTPSGADQATEQPSSSVRAIVECVFEVEGATKPACVAELITLLFE, encoded by the coding sequence ATGCAAACCTTCGCTAACCTGGCCGACTTTACGGCCCATGCCGGGCAGTCGCTTGGCGAAACCGAGTACATGACGATTACGCAGGAAATGGTCGACCTGTTTGCGCAGGCCACCGGCGACCACCAGTGGATTCATACCAATCCCGATCGGGCCGCCCTCGAATCGCCCTACAAAGCAGCTATCGCCCATGGTTTTCTGACCCTGTCACTGGCCCCCAAACTTATGGCCGAGATCTACCGGGTCGAATCCGTTAAGATGGGTGTCAACTACGGTGCCAACAAAATCCGGTTTACGAATGCCGTACCGGTTGGGAGCCGATTGCGCATGAAAGCCTGGCTGCACCACGCCGAACCTGACGGACGCACAACACCCTCCGGCGCCGATCAGGCCACCGAACAGCCGTCCAGTTCAGTCCGCGCCATCGTCGAATGCGTATTCGAAGTAGAAGGCGCTACCAAACCGGCCTGCGTAGCCGAACTGATCACTCTGTTATTTGAGTGA
- a CDS encoding acyl-CoA dehydrogenase: MATATLELQGLNFNLSEEHVAVQEAARDFAQNELMPGIVERDNEARFPAAQVKRMGELGFMGMMVSPDYGGGGMDTVSYVLAMEEISKVDASASVIMSVNNSLVCYGLEAFGTEAQKQTYLTRLASGETIGAFCLSEPEAGSDATSQTTTAEDKGDYYLVNGTKNWITNGNSSGICLVIAQTDREKKHKGINCLIVEKGTPGFVVGKKEDKMGIRASDTHSLLFTDVQVPKANRIGEDGFGFKFAMSTLNGGRIGIAAQALGIAAGAYELALKYSQERRAFGKQIFDHQAIQFKLAEMATKIEAARLLVYKAARLKDEHKDYVQAAAMAKLFASDVAMWATTEAVQIHGGYGYVKEFHVERLMRDAKITQIYEGTSEIQKLVIARELIR, encoded by the coding sequence ATGGCAACGGCAACGCTGGAGTTACAGGGATTGAATTTTAATTTATCGGAAGAGCATGTAGCCGTTCAGGAAGCTGCGCGCGATTTTGCGCAGAATGAATTGATGCCCGGCATCGTCGAGCGCGATAACGAAGCGCGTTTTCCGGCCGCGCAGGTCAAGCGCATGGGTGAACTGGGCTTCATGGGCATGATGGTATCGCCCGACTACGGGGGCGGGGGTATGGATACAGTTTCCTACGTGCTGGCCATGGAGGAGATCTCCAAGGTCGATGCATCGGCGTCGGTTATCATGTCGGTCAACAATTCACTCGTCTGCTACGGCCTGGAAGCTTTCGGTACCGAAGCCCAGAAACAAACCTACCTGACCCGCCTGGCTTCTGGCGAAACAATCGGTGCGTTTTGCCTCTCTGAACCAGAAGCCGGGTCCGACGCTACCTCGCAGACCACTACGGCCGAAGACAAGGGCGACTATTATTTAGTGAACGGCACCAAAAACTGGATCACTAACGGTAATTCATCGGGTATTTGTCTGGTCATCGCCCAAACTGATCGGGAGAAGAAGCACAAAGGCATCAATTGCCTGATTGTGGAGAAAGGAACGCCGGGTTTTGTGGTTGGCAAAAAGGAAGACAAAATGGGCATCCGGGCATCCGATACCCATTCACTGCTATTCACTGACGTACAGGTCCCGAAGGCAAACCGTATTGGCGAAGACGGATTTGGCTTTAAATTTGCCATGTCGACGCTGAACGGCGGGCGTATCGGTATTGCTGCGCAGGCTCTCGGAATTGCCGCCGGTGCCTACGAACTGGCCCTGAAATACAGCCAGGAACGCCGGGCGTTTGGCAAGCAAATCTTTGACCATCAGGCCATTCAGTTCAAACTGGCTGAAATGGCGACCAAAATCGAGGCTGCCCGGCTGCTGGTGTACAAAGCGGCCCGGCTCAAAGATGAACATAAAGACTACGTACAGGCAGCGGCTATGGCCAAACTGTTCGCGTCGGACGTCGCTATGTGGGCAACGACCGAGGCCGTACAGATTCATGGAGGCTACGGCTACGTAAAAGAATTTCACGTTGAACGGCTGATGCGCGACGCCAAAATCACCCAGATTTATGAGGGTACGTCGGAAATACAAAAACTTGTGATCGCCCGGGAGCTTATTCGCTAA
- a CDS encoding AraC family transcriptional regulator: MEDYNKIIESLGVKFIKARNIRILQPITIKNFYDVENTLLILYNGEVSIGDEKIKVDVGDMLFIPGGKHVTVTYGDPSNARGVSNEEFMTHRESYWEGNHDPKLIGHMPNSFGYVSFEAKVFDSVNFFNSLDVPPFIIKREDHLANTIDQILAEDMTDLAGKGRIIKIKTEEIVIEVVRYILKNRLFVEQLVTNSTYFKDPRLIDIFAYIKENLGGDLSNKVLANVANVSEDYVGQYFKMLTGINPQDYIEYQRMEAAVGLLRTSKKSIRAIGAEVGYKDTAYFCRRFKMMFGIPAGKMRRRESLMNV, translated from the coding sequence ATGGAAGACTATAATAAAATCATCGAATCGCTGGGCGTCAAGTTCATCAAGGCCCGTAACATTCGGATTCTTCAACCGATTACGATCAAGAATTTCTACGATGTTGAGAACACGTTGCTGATTCTGTACAACGGCGAAGTGTCCATCGGCGACGAAAAAATAAAAGTGGACGTTGGCGACATGCTGTTCATTCCGGGCGGTAAACACGTTACTGTTACCTACGGTGACCCCTCAAATGCCCGTGGCGTATCAAACGAAGAGTTTATGACCCACCGGGAGTCGTACTGGGAAGGGAATCATGATCCGAAGCTGATCGGGCATATGCCAAACTCATTTGGCTACGTATCGTTCGAAGCCAAGGTGTTCGACTCGGTTAACTTCTTCAACTCGCTCGACGTTCCTCCGTTCATCATCAAGCGGGAAGACCACCTGGCCAACACCATCGACCAGATTCTGGCCGAAGACATGACCGATCTGGCGGGGAAGGGCCGGATCATCAAGATCAAGACCGAAGAGATCGTCATTGAAGTTGTTCGGTACATCCTGAAGAACCGCCTGTTCGTTGAGCAGCTGGTGACCAACAGTACCTACTTCAAAGACCCGCGCCTGATCGACATCTTTGCCTATATCAAAGAAAATCTCGGGGGCGACCTGTCGAACAAGGTGCTGGCAAACGTAGCGAACGTGTCAGAGGATTATGTAGGCCAGTACTTCAAGATGTTGACCGGTATTAACCCACAGGACTACATCGAGTATCAGCGCATGGAAGCCGCCGTTGGCCTGCTACGGACCAGCAAGAAGAGTATCCGGGCTATTGGTGCCGAAGTGGGCTACAAAGACACCGCCTACTTCTGCCGTCGGTTTAAAATGATGTTCGGTATTCCAGCCGGAAAAATGCGCCGTCGCGAATCGCTGATGAACGTCTAG